The Corvus cornix cornix isolate S_Up_H32 chromosome 26, ASM73873v5, whole genome shotgun sequence genome includes a region encoding these proteins:
- the WNT2B gene encoding LOW QUALITY PROTEIN: protein Wnt-2b (The sequence of the model RefSeq protein was modified relative to this genomic sequence to represent the inferred CDS: inserted 1 base in 1 codon; deleted 1 base in 1 codon) — MLSPNRLEASPGIAVAPGRAECGAFPRTAGAAPRLCLPLVLLLLALTPRADSSWWYIGALGARVICDNIPGLVNKQRQLCQRYPDIMQSVGEGAKEWIRECQHQFRHHRWNCSTLDRDHTVFGRVMLRSSREAAFVYAISSAGVVYAITRACSQGDLKVCSCDPLKRGRSKDERGEFDWGGCSDNINYGIRFAKAFVDAKEKKVKDARALMNLHNNRCGRMAVKRFLKLECKCHGVSGSCTLRTCWLAMSDFRKTGDYLRKKYNGAIQVTMNQDGTGFTVANKNFRKPTKTDLVYFENSPDYCVMDKSAGSLGTAGRVCSKVSAGTDGCEVMCCGXGYDTTRVTRITKCECKFHWCCAVRCKECEDTVDVHTCKAPKRAEWLDQT; from the exons ATGCTCAGCCCAAACCGCCTGGAAGCGTCTCCAGGGATTGCCGTGGCCCCCGGGCGTGCGGAGTGCGGAGCCTTCCCTCGGACGGCGGGCGCGGCCCCCCGGCTTTGCCTTCCCCTCGTCCTCCTCCTGCTTGCCCTGACGCCCCGCGCCGACTCCTCGTGGTG GTACATCGGGGCGCTGGGTGCAAGGGTGATCTGTGATAACATCCCCGGGCTGGTGAACAAGCAGCGACAGCTCTGCCAGAGGTACCCTGACATCATGCAGTCGGTTGGGGAAGGAGCCAAGGAGTGGATCCGGGAGTGCCAGCACCAATTCCGGCACCACCGCTGGAACTGCAGCACCCTGGACCGGGACCACACTGTCTTCGGCCGGGTCATGCTGCGAA gcagcagggaggccGCCTTCGTCTACGCCATCTCCTCGGCTGGGGTGGTCTATGCCATCACGCGGGCGTGCAGCCAGGGGGACCTCAAGGTCTGCAGCTGTGACCCGCTCAAGAGGGGCCGCTCCAAGGACGAGCGCGGGGAGTTCGACTGGGGCGGCTGCAGCGACAACATCAACTATGGGATCCGCTTTGCCAAAGCCTTTGTGGAtgccaaggagaaaaaagtgaaggaTGCCCGGGCGTTGATGAACCTGCACAACAACCGCTGCGGGAGGATG GCTGTGAAGCGCTTCCTGAAGCTGGAGTGCAAATGCCACGGGGTCAGCGGCTCCTGCACACTAAGGACTTGTTGGCTGGCAATGTCAGATTTTCGAAAAACAGGGGATTACCTAAGGAAGAAATACAACGGGGCCATCCAGGTGACGATGAATCAGGATGGCACTGGCTTCACAGTGGCCAACAAGAACTTCAGGAAGCCCACAAAAACAGATCTGGTGTATTTTGAGAACTCACCTGATTACTGTGTGATGGACAAGTCAGCAG GCTCCCTGGGCACGGCCGGCCGGGTGTGCAGCAAGGTGTCC GCGGGAACGGACGGCTGCGAGGTGATGTGCTGCG CGGGGTACGACACCACGCGCGTCACCCGCATCACCAAGTGCGAGTGCAAGTTCCACTGGTGCTGCGCTGTGCGCTGCAAGGAGTGCGAGGACACTGTGGATGTGCACACGTGTAAAGCTCCCAAACGGGCTGAGTGGTTGGACCAGACCTGA